TTTAATATTCCCCACATCCGGCGAAACAACGCATAGTCGATCTAAATTCAAATGGCGGATTACATCGGTAAACACCGGCGCCGCATACAGATGATCGACCGGAATGTTAAAGAATCCTTGAATCTGCGCAGCATGGAGGTCCATTGCAAGAACTCGATCCACTCCTGCCACTGAGATTAAGTCTGCAACTAACCGCGCCGAAATGGCTACCCGCGGCTGATCTTTGCGATCTTGCCGGGCGTAGCCAAAATAGGGAATCACAACCGTTATCCGCTGAGCTGATGCGCGTTTAGCGGCATCAACCATCAGCAACAACTCAAACAAATGGTCGGCTGGCGGATGGGTCGGTTGAATCAAGAATACGTCGTTACCACGAATATTCTCAACAAATTTCACCCAAATCTCACCATCAGCGAAACGTTTGATATCGCAGTTTCCCAGTGGCACACCAAGTTTGTGTGCAATCGCAACTGCGAATTCACGATGCGCCGTTCCAGTAAAAATGCGTAGTTGATGC
This region of bacterium genomic DNA includes:
- a CDS encoding ribose-phosphate pyrophosphokinase, which encodes MALHQLRIFTGTAHREFAVAIAHKLGVPLGNCDIKRFADGEIWVKFVENIRGNDVFLIQPTHPPADHLFELLLMVDAAKRASAQRITVVIPYFGYARQDRKDQPRVAISARLVADLISVAGVDRVLAMDLHAAQIQGFFNIPVDHLYAAPVFTDVIRHLNLDRLCVVSPDVGNIKIARAYAKRLNAELAMIDKRRTAHNVAEAMNILGDVRDRNVILIDDIVDTAGTLSAATKAVREAGAKSVQICCTHPVLSGEAIERLEVAKVDRMYVSDTLPLRIEKKPDWLHVASVATEFAEAIKRIHYNESISSLFD